The nucleotide sequence AGCTTTTGAGCTAAATTTGAAATGCTGAAATACTATGCTCagattcttttattatttttaatttaaattttagtaTTTGATTCTTAAAGAAATTAAACTTCTCCTTGCATAGACATAGTGTTTTTGCATGTATTTTTGGATTGGCTTTTTATAgacatttttttaatcttattttttattactttatatgtttaatatatatatatatatatatatatatatatatatattatatattctaAATGAGTCATCCAACTTTATAGTTCAGTTCATATGATTTTATTGTAGTCATCCAACCTCTTTATGGTGAAATTACACACACGCACATAGACTTTGGATGTACGAAAGTTTCTCTTACATTTCGATATGTATAAGTACAAACCTGTTGAATGACTGCCTGCTTATCATGTTTTCGGGTACTTCAGGATGGCAAGGACTTGACATCAAATAGTCCCAGTGATAGTTCTGCTAGTGGTGCACGAGATAGTGGCTCTCCAGAGATTTCTGTTAATTTCAAACCAAATACTTCGCCTAAGAGTTTTCCCCCTGAAAATTCTCCAGTTTCTGAGAGGTCACATGCTGCATCAGACCTGACAAATATGCAAGTTAAAGGATCTGGTTCAGATGCATTTCGAGTTAGTGTTTCAAGTGCTCCTAGCACTTCAAGTCATGGTTCTGGACCGGATGATTGTGAAGCTCTAGGTGATGTGTACATATGGGGTGAGGTGATTTGTGATAGTGTTGTTAAGGTTGGGGCTGATAAAAATGTGAATTATTTGAGCCCGAGATCTGATGTGCTTGTCCCTAGGCCATTAGAGTCCAATGTTGTTTTGGATGTCCATCATATAGCCTGTGGGGTCAAGCATGCAGCCTTGGTCACGAGACAAGGTGAAGTGTTTACATGGGGTGAAGAATCTGGAGGACGACTAGGGCATGGTGCTGGGAAGGATGTTGTTCAACCTCATCTAGTTGAATCTCTGGCAGCTACTAGTGTTGAttttgcagcatgtggagaatTTCATACATGTGCTGTTACAATGGCTGGGGAACTTTATACGTGGGGAGATGGTACGCATAATGCTGGGCTACTTGGTCATGGCACTGATGTCAGCCATTGGATACCAAAGAGAATTTCGGGTCCTCTTGAGGGACTTCAAGTTGCTTCTGTAACTTGTGGTCCATGGCATACAGCCTTGATAACATCGACGGGGAAACTCTTCACATTCGGCGATGGCACATTTGGCGTCTTAGGCCATGGAGACAGAGAAAATGTTCCTTATCCGAGAGAAGTAGAATCCCTATCAGGGTTGAGGACAATATCTGTTGCATGTGGGGTGTGGCACACTGCTGCTGTGGTGGAGGTTATTGCAACACAATCTAGTGCAAGTATTTCGTCAGGTAAGTTGTTTACTTGGGGTGATGGAGATAAAAATCGTCTCGGGCATGGGGACAAGGAAGCCCGACTTAAACCGACATGTGTTCCAGCCCTTATTGACTACAATTTTCACAAAATTGCTTGCGGGCACAGTTTAACAGTTGGCTTGACGACTTCAGGACATGTTTTTACAATGGGCAGTACTGTTTATGGTCAGCTTGGGAATCCCAATTCTGATGGAAAGCTACCTTGCTTGGTAGAAGACAAACTCGGTGGGGATTGTATTGAAGAAATTGCATGTGGTGCTTATCATGTAGCAGTATTAACATCCAGGAATGAAGTTTATACATGGGGAAAGGGAGCTAATGGGAGATTAGGCCATGGAGATGTTGAAGATCGGAAAACACCGACTTTGGTTGAAGCTTTAAAGGATAGACATGTGAAATATATTTGTTGCGGTTCAGAATATACAGCAGCTATTTGTCTTCACAAATGGGTATCTGGTGCTGAGCAGTCACAGTGCTCTGCTTGTAGACAGGCTTTTGGGTTCACAAGGAAGAGGCACAACTGCTATAATTGTGGACTTGTGCACTGCCACTCATGCAGTTCAAAAAAAGCAACAAGGGCAGCTCTGGCTCCAAATCCTGGAAAACCATATCGAGTTTGTGATCCTTGTTATGTGAAATTGAATAAGGTGTCAGAAACTGGTAGTAATAACAGAAGGAATGCTATACCTCGGTTGTCGGGTGAGAACAAGGACAGGTTGGACAAGGCTGACATAAGATTATACAAGACTGCTGTACCATCGAATATGGATTTGATAAAGCAATTAGATACTAAAGCAGCCAAGCAGGGAAAGAAAGCTGACACATTTTCACTTGTCCGCTCTGCTCAAGCACCTTCATTGTTGCAATTAAAGGAGGTTGTTATGTCAACGGCTGTTGATCTGCGACGAACAGTTCCCAAACCAGTTCTTACACCATCTGGAGCAAGTTCAAGGTCCGTGTCCCCTTTCTCGAGGAGACCAAGCCCTCCTCGTTTTGCAACTCCTGTTCCTACTACATCAGGACTTTCCTTCTCAAAAAGTATTGCTGATAGTCTGAAGAAAACAAATGAACTTTTGAATCAGGAGGTGCTAAAATTACACTCACGGGTAGGTTCATACTTTTCTGGACTTTATTGCTACTTTTATAAACCTCTTGAGAAGGGTGGTGGGTTTCATGTTTGACTATTTGTAGTTATTGTATTTTAATAATTTGATTGTAAATGTTTTTTGTAAGGTTGAGAGCCTTAGACAGAGATGTGATCGTCAAGAATTAGAGCTTCAGAATTCTTCAAAGAAAGTACAAGAAGCAATGGCATTGGCCGCAGACGAATCTGCTAAATCTAAAGCTGCAAAAGAAGTTATAAAGTCACTAACCGCACAGGTCATTTCTTCTGCTACTCGCTTTCATTTCCTAAACTTATTCACGATCATCAACTTTTGTGTCTTCTATTTAGTAAacgtttaatttaattgtttcttTTTGAAATAttgaatttaataaaataaacttCAGTTCAGAGTAGAATAGTACATGAATGATGTAGGTTTATCTCTGCGAATGAAACTGTAGGCTGTAGCAATAAGGATCCAATGGTACAAGTTTTTCATACCTATTTTTTGTCAGTTGCAATCTTTTAAACTGTCGGACTTGAATAAGTTAAAAGGTGTTAAAAGGTGTTATTTACTATTGAATTGGGTAGCTGAATACGTCtacttttttggtttttattttatgttggaCTGCCATAGTGATCATCATCGCTGATAATAATTTCAGCTCAAGGATTTGGCGGAACGGCTTTCACCTGGGGTTTACGATACAGAGACCATAAAGCAGGCATTACTGCCAAATGGTTTGGAGCCAAATGGCATTAACTATCCAGATGCTAATGAAGAGCAGCATTCAAGATCGACTTCCATCAGCAGTTCTTACTTGATCTCCTCCTTGGGAATCGACTCTGCTACAACAAATGGAAATCACGGGCCGACTCTTTCACCCAAGGGTCAACTTGGAACAAACGAAACAATCGT is from Malus sylvestris chromosome 5, drMalSylv7.2, whole genome shotgun sequence and encodes:
- the LOC126621867 gene encoding PH, RCC1 and FYVE domains-containing protein 1-like isoform X1 yields the protein MADLVSYGNANRDIDQAIIALKKGAQLLKYGRKGKPKFCPFRLSTDESTLIWISSSERSLKLASVTRIVPGQRTAVFQRYLRPEKDYLSFSLIYNNGKRSLDLICKDKVEAEVWIAGLKALLSSGRGGRSKIDGWSDGGLYLDDGKDLTSNSPSDSSASGARDSGSPEISVNFKPNTSPKSFPPENSPVSERSHAASDLTNMQVKGSGSDAFRVSVSSAPSTSSHGSGPDDCEALGDVYIWGEVICDSVVKVGADKNVNYLSPRSDVLVPRPLESNVVLDVHHIACGVKHAALVTRQGEVFTWGEESGGRLGHGAGKDVVQPHLVESLAATSVDFAACGEFHTCAVTMAGELYTWGDGTHNAGLLGHGTDVSHWIPKRISGPLEGLQVASVTCGPWHTALITSTGKLFTFGDGTFGVLGHGDRENVPYPREVESLSGLRTISVACGVWHTAAVVEVIATQSSASISSGKLFTWGDGDKNRLGHGDKEARLKPTCVPALIDYNFHKIACGHSLTVGLTTSGHVFTMGSTVYGQLGNPNSDGKLPCLVEDKLGGDCIEEIACGAYHVAVLTSRNEVYTWGKGANGRLGHGDVEDRKTPTLVEALKDRHVKYICCGSEYTAAICLHKWVSGAEQSQCSACRQAFGFTRKRHNCYNCGLVHCHSCSSKKATRAALAPNPGKPYRVCDPCYVKLNKVSETGSNNRRNAIPRLSGENKDRLDKADIRLYKTAVPSNMDLIKQLDTKAAKQGKKADTFSLVRSAQAPSLLQLKEVVMSTAVDLRRTVPKPVLTPSGASSRSVSPFSRRPSPPRFATPVPTTSGLSFSKSIADSLKKTNELLNQEVLKLHSRVESLRQRCDRQELELQNSSKKVQEAMALAADESAKSKAAKEVIKSLTAQLKDLAERLSPGVYDTETIKQALLPNGLEPNGINYPDANEEQHSRSTSISSSYLISSLGIDSATTNGNHGPTLSPKGQLGTNETIVQHSRGPLTPNGMINSPDKLPNGGGSFETVGSSASETVDRRESGPFRDGENGARSTNSPSPANGNTVEAEWIEQYEPGVYITLVALRDGTRDLKRVRFSRRRFGEHQAQIWWSENREKVYEKYNVRGSDRSSVAGSAARRSDGALSPASSQQA
- the LOC126621867 gene encoding PH, RCC1 and FYVE domains-containing protein 1-like isoform X2; translation: MADLVSYGNANRDIDQDESTLIWISSSERSLKLASVTRIVPGQRTAVFQRYLRPEKDYLSFSLIYNNGKRSLDLICKDKVEAEVWIAGLKALLSSGRGGRSKIDGWSDGGLYLDDGKDLTSNSPSDSSASGARDSGSPEISVNFKPNTSPKSFPPENSPVSERSHAASDLTNMQVKGSGSDAFRVSVSSAPSTSSHGSGPDDCEALGDVYIWGEVICDSVVKVGADKNVNYLSPRSDVLVPRPLESNVVLDVHHIACGVKHAALVTRQGEVFTWGEESGGRLGHGAGKDVVQPHLVESLAATSVDFAACGEFHTCAVTMAGELYTWGDGTHNAGLLGHGTDVSHWIPKRISGPLEGLQVASVTCGPWHTALITSTGKLFTFGDGTFGVLGHGDRENVPYPREVESLSGLRTISVACGVWHTAAVVEVIATQSSASISSGKLFTWGDGDKNRLGHGDKEARLKPTCVPALIDYNFHKIACGHSLTVGLTTSGHVFTMGSTVYGQLGNPNSDGKLPCLVEDKLGGDCIEEIACGAYHVAVLTSRNEVYTWGKGANGRLGHGDVEDRKTPTLVEALKDRHVKYICCGSEYTAAICLHKWVSGAEQSQCSACRQAFGFTRKRHNCYNCGLVHCHSCSSKKATRAALAPNPGKPYRVCDPCYVKLNKVSETGSNNRRNAIPRLSGENKDRLDKADIRLYKTAVPSNMDLIKQLDTKAAKQGKKADTFSLVRSAQAPSLLQLKEVVMSTAVDLRRTVPKPVLTPSGASSRSVSPFSRRPSPPRFATPVPTTSGLSFSKSIADSLKKTNELLNQEVLKLHSRVESLRQRCDRQELELQNSSKKVQEAMALAADESAKSKAAKEVIKSLTAQLKDLAERLSPGVYDTETIKQALLPNGLEPNGINYPDANEEQHSRSTSISSSYLISSLGIDSATTNGNHGPTLSPKGQLGTNETIVQHSRGPLTPNGMINSPDKLPNGGGSFETVGSSASETVDRRESGPFRDGENGARSTNSPSPANGNTVEAEWIEQYEPGVYITLVALRDGTRDLKRVRFSRRRFGEHQAQIWWSENREKVYEKYNVRGSDRSSVAGSAARRSDGALSPASSQQA